The Arachis hypogaea cultivar Tifrunner chromosome 19, arahy.Tifrunner.gnm2.J5K5, whole genome shotgun sequence genome has a window encoding:
- the LOC112778048 gene encoding uncharacterized protein, with protein sequence MADVPPPTPAELLRMVTELQQANQRMAEANQRMVYENQRMQQQIKQLVNTRLEHNNDRHERHTNDECQSAPTHVSETPQDDEGAGPWNDKAAPEGEEDELDNLAGPFTADIMNFQLPRQFTLPTTLTPYDGFGDPKQHIKKFQFIMIVNDSISRFQELAKQFEDHFAASAIYLHDSDYLMTVKQGLRPEKFQEAIAIAKSKTLAEFREKAKGQIDIEELCQARKAEKSTTTKDDDKPRDNKKSFRPTPRYESYTQFNAKRDNIIKEILNFKLIKRPRKAGNYPEPKNVNESKYCIFHQKYGNTTDECVIAKDLLERLARQGHLDKFIAGHMQKRSVPTSDPSPIGSSSKDKEKVLAQPRGIINCISGGYAGGGHTSSARKHTYRAMLALGDTTNNPQPVQKMTEMTFCPTDFSCTDTNLDDPVVISIHLGDLIVQKVLLDPGSSADVLFFATFEKMKLSTNILQPSVGDLVEFSGERVPVMGSMWLQTTLGEQSLSRTQDIQYLVVDCFSPYNLILGRPFLNRFAAIVSTVHLCVKFPVQDNIVATIHGDL encoded by the exons ATGGCTGACGTACCTCCTCCCACACCAGCCGAGCTCCTTCGGATGGTAACCGAGCTTCAACAGGCAAACCAGCGAATGGCCGAGGCAAATCAACGTATGGTGTACGAGAATCAAAGGATGCAGCAACAAATTAAGCAATTAGTCAACACTCGCCTTGAACACAATAATGATCGTCACGAACGGCACACCAATGATGAGTGTCAGTCCGCGCCGACACATGTCTCGGAGACGCCTCAGGATGATGAAGGCGCAGGTCCTTGGAATGACAAAGCTGCACCCGAGGGCGAGGAAGATGAACTTGATAATTTGGCAGGGCCGTTCACAGCCGACATCATGAATTTTCAACTCCCCAGACAATTTACTTTGCCGACGACGTTAACTCCGTATGATGGGTTTGGGGATCCAAAGCAACACATcaagaaatttcaatttattatgATCGTTAACG ATTCAATTTCACGTTTCCAAGAGTTGGCGAAGCAATTTGAGGATCACTTTGCAGCGTCAGCGATATATTTGCACGATTCCGACTATTTGATGACTGTTAAACAAG GCCTACGCCCAGAAAAATTCCAAGAAGCCATTGCGATAGCCAAGTCAAAGACTCTGGCTGAGTTTCGCGAGAAAGCCAAAGGACAGATAGATATTGAGGAGCTTTGCCAGGCTCGAAAGGCTGAAAAGTCAACAACCACTAAAGACGATGATAAACCTCGGGACAATAAGAAGAGTTTTAGGCCTACGCCCCGTTACGAGTCATACACGCAGTTTAATGCAAAGAGGGACAACATTATTAAAGAAATACTAAATTTCAAGTTGATTAAACGCCCTCGTAAAGCTGGCAATTATCCTGAGCCGAAGAATGTTAACGAATCTAAGTATTGCATATTTCATCAGAAGTATGGTAACACAACCGATGAATGTGTGATCGCAAAAGATCTCCTTGAACGTTTAGCAAGGCAAGGGCATCTTGATAAATTTATTGCAGGTCATATGCAGAAGAGATCCGTTCCTACCTCAGATCCATCCCCTATAGGATCATCATCAAAGGACAAGGAAAAGGTCCTTGCTCAACCTAGGGGCATAATTAACTGCATCTCGGGAGGCTATGCCGGGGGTGGACACACAAGCTCGGCTAGGAAGCACACGTACAGAGCCATGCTGGCCCTTGGGGACACCACCAACAATCCTCAACCAGTACAGAAAATGACAGAAATGACCTTTTGCCCGACCGATTTTAGTTGCACTGACACCAACTTGGATGACCCTGTCGTCATCTCCATCCATTTGGGCGACTTAATAGTTCAGAAAGTGTTGCTGGACCCAGGCAGCAGCGCCGATGTGTTATTTTTTGCCACATTTGAAAAGATGAAGCTAAGTACTAACATTTTGCAACCATCTGTAGGAGACTTGGTCGAATTTTCAGGAGAACGGGTTCCAGTTATGGGTTCAATGTGGTTACAAACCACGCTCGGTGAGCAATCATTATCCAGAACACAGGATATCCAATATCTTGTGGTTGACTGTTTTAGTCCTTATAACCTTatcttaggaagacctttcttaaATAGATTTGCTGCAATTGTCTCCACAGTTCATCTTTGTGTCAAGTTTCCTGTGCAGGACAATATTGTGGCAACGATTCATGGCGACTTATAA
- the LOC112778049 gene encoding uncharacterized protein encodes MKKHLAKIGGDIKKCSKVPYDVEKQMEGLLKEIQKSKTSKRKVSFNEEGTNECEDAIDEAIAQEEQQTPSQLPTKEVIGGDPKKKAKTIIPPMFAPRTTPRSQPSLKSVFQNKEALHEVDKRVARWLSDCTIPFNAVMSPFFQDMLDGVAGIGLGYKGPSYDRLRVNLLADLKRECQMVVDSYRSAWKEIGCTLMVDGWTDQRQRTLINFLVYCSKGLYFVKSVDASSMVKNTSSLCDLFSEVIEWIGPDNIVHVVTDNAANYVAADKSSMPHISNLATRASKIMVFVYNHMVFLSWLRQRTYWREIVRPGATRFATVFITLMSIFERKSDLQSLVVDTHFTGHKLGRSANGRAVSAIILDNKFWDDCFTACQIVSPLIKLLRLVDADDKPSLGIVYESMLRLENRIKEMFKHRKAAYQPYTEIINSRWDKHLKKNLHATAYFLNHGCFFSENYREAPDVMRALLDLATLH; translated from the exons ATGAAAAAGCATTTGGCGAAGATAGGTGGAGACATTAAGAAGTGTTCTAAGGTCCCGTATGATGTAGAGAAACAAATGGAAGGTTTATTGAAAGAGATTCAGAAGAGTAAAACTAGTAAAAGGAAAGTAAGTTTCAATGAAGAGGGTACTAATGAGTGTGAGGATGCAATTGATGAAGCAATAGCGCAAGAAGAACAACAAACTCCGAGTCAGTTACCAACTAAGGAGGTTATTGGAGGCGAtccaaaaaagaaagcaaaaactaTTATTCCTCCTATGTTTGCACCAAGAACAACTCCGAGAAGTCAACCAAGTCTGAAAAGTGTGTTTCAAAACAAAGAGGCACTTCATGAAGTTGATAAGCGAGTGGCTAGATGGCTTTCAGATTGTACGATTCCTTTCAATGCGGTTATGTCACCCTTTTTTCAAGATATGTTGGATGGTGTTGCTGGCATTGGGCTTGGTTATAAAGGTCCTTCTTATGATAGATTGAGGGTTAACTTATTAGCCGATCTCAAAAGGGAGTGTCAAATGGTTGTTGATAGCTATAGGTCTGCTTGGAAAGAAATTGGATGTACTCTCATGGTTGATGGTTGGACAGATCAAAGGCAAAGAACGTTGattaattttttggtttattgTTCGAAAGGGTTATACTTTGTGAAATCTGTAGATGCTTCAAGTATGGTTAAAAATACTTCAAGCTTGTGTGACTTGTTTTCAGAGGTGATTGAATGGATTGGACCTGATAATATTGTTCATGTAGTAACAGATAATGCTGCGAACTATGTTGCTGCTG ATAAAAGCAGCATGCCACACATTTCTAACCTTGCAACACGTGCTTCGAAGATTATGGTGTTTGTGTATAATCATATGGTGTTCTTGTCCTGGCTAAGACAAAGAACTTATTGGAGGGAGATTGTTCGTCCAGGTGCAACTCGTTTTGCCACTGTCTTCATCACATTGATGAGTATCTTTGAGCGCAAATCGGATTTACAATCATTGGTTGTTGATACACACTTTACCGGACACAAATTAGGAAGGAGTGCTAATGGTAGAGCTGTGAGTGCAATTATCCTAGACAATAAATTTTGGGATGATTGCTTTACTGCATGCCAAATTGTGAGTCCGTTGATTAAATTGCTGAGGTTGGTAGATGCCGATGATAAACCATCATTGGGAATTGTTTATGAAAGTATGCTGAGGTTAGAAAATAGAATCAAAGAAATGTTCAAGCATAGGAAAGCTGCATATCAACCTTACACAGAGATTATCAACTCAAGATGGGACaaacatttgaaaaaaaatcttcaCGCAACAGCTTATTTCTTGAATCATGGTTGCTTTTTTTCTGAAAATTATAGAGAAGCACCTGATGTCATGCGAGCTTTACTtgatcttgctacattgcattga